One window from the genome of Treponema sp. OMZ 838 encodes:
- a CDS encoding septum formation initiator family protein yields MKFYLKVITPIFVFAFVYSFLSMCFGARGFFACQQLRRQHEALVQHVQLLSDIGEDLNIRIANLSSDPQTIAVYAHELGYVQKNERLIKLMNFSGTAERTEDVGVVYLIEAPRYLPDAVCKTIAVSMSIIVIMCEMIVSKKNAYSKKSV; encoded by the coding sequence ATTTGCGTTTGTTTATAGCTTTTTGAGTATGTGCTTTGGAGCACGCGGTTTTTTTGCATGTCAGCAGTTGAGAAGGCAGCACGAAGCTCTTGTGCAGCACGTACAGCTTCTATCCGATATTGGGGAAGATCTGAATATTCGTATCGCGAATTTGTCTTCCGATCCTCAGACCATCGCTGTGTATGCGCATGAATTGGGCTATGTTCAAAAAAACGAACGGCTTATCAAATTGATGAACTTTTCCGGGACGGCGGAGCGCACCGAGGATGTCGGTGTCGTGTATCTGATAGAGGCTCCGCGCTATCTGCCGGATGCCGTATGCAAAACGATTGCCGTTTCCATGAGTATTATCGTTATTATGTGCGAGATGATTGTGAGCAAAAAGAATGCGTATTCAAAAAAAAGCGTCTAA